The following proteins come from a genomic window of candidate division KSB1 bacterium:
- a CDS encoding histidine phosphatase family protein produces MKRYIYFALLIYFVAVLLSINVNAQPTIYLVRHAEKIPAWVGRQLDAYHPLSADGVATASVVSNYFKSKKIHGIYSSTTTRTLHTAFPLSESKKIAILTEKACMDTSAIDGFLKKLNKEFGAEQSVVLFSHSNIIPYLLIKSGLRGACYKDAGIVTSDQTTWLLIQEYDHIWKIEPGKPNKRKCSDFQRIKFK; encoded by the coding sequence ATGAAAAGGTACATTTATTTTGCCTTACTGATTTATTTTGTTGCTGTTTTATTATCCATTAACGTAAATGCACAACCCACTATATACCTGGTTCGCCATGCTGAAAAGATTCCTGCATGGGTTGGACGGCAGCTTGATGCTTATCATCCGCTAAGCGCAGATGGCGTTGCAACTGCATCGGTAGTATCCAATTATTTTAAATCCAAAAAAATCCATGGTATTTACAGTAGTACAACCACACGCACGTTGCACACTGCTTTTCCCTTATCGGAAAGTAAAAAAATTGCAATCCTGACAGAAAAAGCCTGCATGGATACATCTGCAATCGATGGATTTTTGAAAAAACTAAACAAAGAATTCGGAGCCGAGCAATCTGTCGTCCTGTTCTCTCATTCGAACATCATCCCGTATTTATTAATTAAATCAGGATTACGAGGAGCATGTTATAAGGATGCCGGGATCGTCACGTCTGATCAAACCACTTGGCTTTTGATACAAGAATACGATCATATCTGGAAAATCGAACCAGGGAAACCAAACAAAAGAAAATGCAGCGATTTCCAAAGAATCAAATTTAAGTAA